A window of the Streptomyces sp. NBC_01351 genome harbors these coding sequences:
- a CDS encoding TerC family protein: MDVSWTLWALTILGLSLLIGADFFIGRKPHDVSIKEAGIWTVVWIVLAGLFGLGLWFFGNGQASQEFFAGFITEKSLSVDNLFVFVLIMAKFAVPSHLQQRVLLVGVLIALVLRAIFIAAGAAIIASFSWVFYIFGAFLIYTAWKLIQEARKDEDDEEFEENRLLKSVEKKFGVADKYHGTKLFIESNGKRVLTPLMVVMLAIGTTDVLFALDSIPAIFGLTQDPYIVFTANAFALMGLRQLYFLIGGLLKKLVHLSYGLSIILGFIGVKLVLHALHESGVHVPVISIPVSLGVICGVLVITTITSLMASKKQAAAEAAARTESIDA, translated from the coding sequence GTGGACGTTTCCTGGACCCTGTGGGCGCTGACCATTCTTGGTCTGTCGCTCCTCATCGGCGCCGATTTCTTCATCGGCCGCAAACCGCACGACGTATCGATCAAGGAAGCGGGCATCTGGACGGTCGTCTGGATCGTCCTCGCCGGACTCTTCGGCCTCGGCCTGTGGTTCTTCGGCAACGGCCAGGCCTCCCAGGAGTTCTTCGCCGGCTTCATCACCGAGAAGTCCCTGAGCGTCGACAACCTCTTCGTCTTCGTCCTGATCATGGCGAAGTTCGCGGTGCCCTCCCACCTGCAGCAGCGCGTGCTGCTCGTCGGTGTGCTGATCGCCCTGGTGCTGCGCGCGATATTCATCGCGGCCGGCGCCGCGATCATCGCCAGCTTCTCGTGGGTCTTCTACATCTTCGGCGCGTTCCTGATCTACACCGCGTGGAAGCTGATCCAGGAAGCCCGTAAGGACGAGGACGACGAGGAGTTCGAGGAGAACCGCCTCCTCAAGTCCGTGGAGAAGAAGTTCGGCGTCGCCGACAAGTACCACGGCACCAAGCTCTTCATCGAGAGCAACGGCAAGCGCGTCCTGACCCCGCTGATGGTCGTCATGCTCGCCATCGGCACCACCGACGTGCTCTTCGCCCTGGACTCGATCCCCGCGATCTTCGGCCTCACCCAGGACCCGTACATCGTCTTCACGGCCAACGCCTTCGCGCTGATGGGTCTGCGCCAGCTCTACTTCCTCATCGGCGGCCTGCTCAAGAAGCTGGTCCACCTCAGCTACGGCCTGTCGATCATCCTCGGCTTCATCGGCGTCAAGCTGGTGCTGCACGCCCTGCACGAGTCCGGCGTGCACGTCCCGGTGATCTCGATCCCGGTCTCCCTGGGCGTCATCTGCGGTGTCCTGGTCATCACCACGATCACCAGCCTGATGGCCTCCAAGAAGCAGGCGGCGGCCGAAGCCGCCGCCCGCACGGAGAGCATCGACGCGTAA
- a CDS encoding MFS transporter, with protein MLRLATASLAGTAIEFYDFFVYGTAAALVLGPLFFPSFSPLAGTLAAFGTFAVGFLARPLGSAVFGHIGDRYGRRPVLLGSLLLTGLATVAVGCVPTYASIGMAAPLLLLLLRFLQGLGLGGEWGGAVLLTAEHAPESRRGLWSSFPQIGPAVGFLLANGMILALSASLSEAQFTSWGWRVPFWAAGLLALAGLWLRRSVEETPQFRALAETDRRAEAPLAEVVRGHWRLLLLTGGALAVGYAVFYAVTTWSLAYATEHLGVSRTVMLACIMAAVALKGLATPLVAVIGDRYGRRPLCLAGCAACALWMFPLVALLRTADPLLMTLGFVGALLGMVTMFAVVGAYLPELYEPRIRCTGAAVGYNLGGVLGGALTPIVATALADGSGPPWGVAVYLSGIALVSLGCFALLPETNPMVVRKRSRAAAGTETGAAEAAAPA; from the coding sequence ATGCTGCGGCTCGCCACGGCCTCCCTGGCCGGGACCGCGATCGAGTTCTACGACTTCTTCGTCTACGGCACGGCCGCCGCCCTCGTGCTCGGCCCGCTCTTCTTCCCCTCTTTCTCCCCGCTCGCCGGAACGCTCGCCGCGTTCGGCACCTTCGCCGTCGGCTTCCTCGCCCGCCCGCTCGGCTCCGCCGTCTTCGGCCACATCGGCGACCGCTACGGCCGGCGCCCGGTGCTGCTCGGCTCCCTGCTGCTCACCGGCCTCGCGACGGTGGCCGTGGGCTGCGTGCCGACGTACGCCTCGATCGGCATGGCGGCGCCCCTCCTGCTGCTCCTGCTGCGCTTCCTGCAGGGCCTCGGGCTCGGTGGCGAGTGGGGCGGCGCGGTGCTGCTGACCGCCGAGCACGCCCCCGAGAGCCGGCGCGGCCTGTGGTCGAGCTTCCCGCAGATCGGCCCGGCCGTGGGGTTCCTGCTGGCCAACGGCATGATCCTCGCGCTGTCCGCCTCCTTGAGCGAGGCCCAGTTCACCTCCTGGGGCTGGCGGGTGCCCTTCTGGGCGGCCGGGCTGCTGGCGCTGGCCGGCTTGTGGCTGCGCCGCTCGGTGGAGGAGACCCCGCAGTTCCGGGCGCTCGCCGAGACCGACCGCCGGGCGGAGGCCCCGCTCGCGGAGGTGGTGCGCGGCCACTGGCGGCTGCTCCTGCTGACCGGCGGGGCGCTCGCCGTGGGGTACGCCGTCTTCTACGCGGTCACCACCTGGTCCCTCGCGTACGCCACCGAGCACCTCGGCGTCAGCCGCACGGTGATGCTGGCCTGCATCATGGCCGCGGTCGCCCTCAAGGGCCTGGCGACCCCGCTGGTGGCGGTGATCGGCGACCGGTACGGACGGCGGCCCCTGTGCCTGGCCGGGTGCGCGGCCTGCGCACTGTGGATGTTCCCGCTGGTGGCGCTGTTGCGGACGGCGGACCCGCTGCTGATGACGCTGGGCTTCGTCGGGGCGCTGCTGGGCATGGTGACGATGTTCGCGGTGGTGGGCGCGTACCTGCCGGAGCTGTACGAGCCGAGGATCCGCTGCACCGGCGCGGCCGTCGGCTACAACCTGGGCGGCGTGCTGGGCGGGGCGCTGACCCCGATCGTGGCGACGGCGCTGGCGGACGGATCCGGGCCGCCGTGGGGCGTAGCCGTGTACCTGAGCGGGATCGCCCTGGTCAGCCTGGGCTGCTTCGCGCTGCTGCCGGAGACCAATCCGATGGTGGTGCGGAAGCGATCGCGCGCGGCCGCGGGTACGGAAACGGGGGCGGCCGAAGCGGCCGCCCCCGCGTAG
- a CDS encoding MBL fold metallo-hydrolase, with amino-acid sequence MTYTGEVKVGGPADVHELADLMISKVAVGSMNNNAYLLRCRATDEQLLIDAAAEAGTLLSLIGDDGIASVVTTHRHGDHWGALAEVVAATGATTYAGALDAEGIPVKTDVPVADGDTVRVGRVELTARHLVGHTPGSIALVYDDPHGHAHVFTGDCLFPGGVGNTSGDPKAFASLIDDVQHKLFDQLSDETWVYPGHGNDTMLGAERPHLAEWRERGW; translated from the coding sequence ATGACGTACACCGGAGAGGTCAAGGTCGGCGGTCCGGCCGACGTGCACGAGCTCGCGGACCTGATGATTTCCAAGGTCGCGGTGGGTTCGATGAACAACAACGCCTACCTGCTGCGCTGCCGCGCCACCGACGAGCAGCTGCTCATCGACGCGGCCGCCGAGGCGGGCACGCTGCTGAGCCTGATCGGGGACGACGGCATCGCCTCCGTCGTCACCACCCACCGCCACGGCGACCACTGGGGCGCGCTCGCCGAGGTGGTCGCGGCGACCGGGGCCACCACCTACGCGGGCGCCCTCGACGCCGAGGGCATCCCGGTGAAGACAGACGTCCCGGTCGCGGACGGGGACACCGTGCGCGTCGGGCGGGTCGAGCTGACCGCCCGGCACCTGGTCGGCCACACTCCCGGTTCGATCGCCCTCGTCTACGACGACCCGCACGGGCACGCCCACGTGTTCACCGGCGACTGCCTCTTCCCGGGCGGCGTCGGCAACACCTCGGGCGACCCGAAGGCCTTCGCCAGCCTGATCGACGACGTCCAGCACAAGCTCTTCGACCAGCTGTCGGACGAGACCTGGGTCTACCCCGGACACGGCAACGACACCATGCTCGGCGCCGAGCGGCCGCACCTCGCCGAATGGCGCGAGCGCGGCTGGTAG
- a CDS encoding maleylpyruvate isomerase family mycothiol-dependent enzyme, which yields MTDHVHDLRSVRESTDRLLTAVAKLDNAALTEESLLPGWTRGHILAHLARNADALVNVFEGRPMYASAATRDADIARDAGRPLEEQLTDLRDSGARFLATTEPEQDWSRTVELRNGITDLASNVPFRRWVEVELHHVDLNIGYGLDNLPDEFTEREIVFLADRWSGRPEVPPVALVATDGRTWRTGSAGEPAVTVSGAAAGLLAWLAGRGDKGASLSTAGGPLPELPPL from the coding sequence ATGACTGATCATGTGCACGACCTGCGATCTGTACGTGAATCCACGGACCGGCTGCTGACCGCGGTCGCGAAGCTGGACAACGCCGCCCTCACCGAGGAGTCACTCCTTCCCGGCTGGACCCGCGGACACATCCTGGCCCACCTCGCCCGCAACGCGGACGCCCTCGTCAACGTCTTCGAGGGGCGCCCCATGTACGCGAGCGCGGCCACCCGGGACGCGGACATCGCGCGCGACGCCGGCCGACCCCTGGAAGAACAACTGACGGACCTCCGTGATTCCGGGGCCCGCTTCCTCGCCACCACCGAGCCCGAGCAGGACTGGTCCCGCACGGTGGAGCTGCGCAACGGCATCACGGACCTGGCCTCCAACGTGCCCTTCCGCCGCTGGGTCGAGGTCGAGCTGCACCACGTCGACCTGAACATCGGCTACGGGCTCGACAACCTCCCCGACGAGTTCACCGAGCGCGAGATCGTCTTCCTCGCCGACCGCTGGTCCGGGCGCCCGGAGGTTCCGCCGGTGGCCCTGGTCGCGACCGACGGGCGCACCTGGCGCACCGGCTCCGCCGGGGAGCCGGCCGTGACCGTGTCCGGCGCCGCCGCCGGGCTGCTGGCCTGGCTCGCCGGCCGTGGTGACAAGGGCGCGTCGCTGAGCACCGCGGGCGGCCCCCTCCCCGAGCTCCCCCCGCTCTAG
- the uvrA gene encoding excinuclease ABC subunit UvrA translates to MTDRLIVRGAREHNLKNVSLDLPRDSLIVFTGLSGSGKSSLAFDTIFAEGQRRYVESLSSYARQFLGQMDKPDVDFIEGLSPAVSIDQKSTSRNPRSTVGTITEVYDYLRLLFARIGKPHCPECRRPISRQSPQAIVDKVLALPEGSRFQVLSPLVRERKGEFVDLFADLQTKGYSRARVDGETIQLSEPPTLKKQEKHTIEVVIDRLTVKDSAKRRLTDSVETALGLSGGMVILDFVDLAEDDPERERMYSEHLYCPYDDLSFEELEPRSFSFNSPFGACPECTGIGTRMEVDPELIVPDEEKSLDEGAVSPWSLGHTKDYFQRLVGALAEELGFRTDIAWAGLPVRAKKALLYGHKTQIEVRYRNRYGRERAYTTAFEGAVPFVKRRHAESESDASRERFEGYMREVPCPTCEGTRLKPIVLAVTVMEKSIAEVAAMSISECADFLGRMRLDARDKKIAERVLKEVNERLRFLVDVGLDYLSLNRAAGTLSGGEAQRIRLATQIGSGLVGVLYVLDEPSIGLHQRDNHRLIETLVRLRDMGNTLIVVEHDEDTIKVADWVVDIGPGAGEHGGKVVHSGSLKELLENPESMTGQYLSGKRSIAIPDIRRPVNGERKLTVHGAKENNLRDIDVSFPLGVLTAVTGVSGSGKSTLVNDILYTHLARELNGARSVPGRHTRVDGDDLVDKVVHVDQSPIGRTPRSNPATYTGVFDHVRKLFAETMEAKVRGYLPGRFSFNVKGGRCENCSGDGTIKIEMNFLPDVYVPCEVCHGDRYNRETLEVHYKGKSIAEVLNMPIEEALDFFEAVPTIARHLRTLNEVGLGYVRLGQSAPTLSGGEAQRVKLASELQKRSTGRTVYVLDEPTTGLHFEDISKLIKVLSGLVDKGNSVIVIEHNLDVIKTADWVIDMGPEGGYGGGLVVAEGTPEQVASVGASHTGKFLRDILGADRVSDGAAPAVVGQRKAPAKKAAAAKKAAPAKKAVVPAKKATTRARKA, encoded by the coding sequence GTGACCGACCGTCTCATCGTTCGTGGCGCTCGCGAGCACAACCTCAAGAACGTCTCGCTCGACCTGCCCCGCGACTCGCTCATCGTCTTCACCGGACTCTCGGGCTCGGGCAAGTCCTCCCTGGCCTTCGACACGATCTTCGCCGAGGGCCAGCGCCGCTACGTCGAGTCGCTCTCGTCGTACGCCCGCCAGTTCCTCGGGCAGATGGACAAGCCCGACGTCGACTTCATCGAGGGCCTGTCTCCGGCCGTCTCGATCGACCAGAAGTCGACCTCGCGCAACCCGCGCTCGACCGTGGGCACGATCACCGAGGTCTACGACTACCTCCGCCTGCTCTTCGCCCGCATCGGCAAGCCGCACTGCCCCGAGTGCCGCCGCCCCATCTCCCGCCAGTCGCCGCAGGCCATCGTCGACAAGGTGCTCGCGCTTCCCGAGGGCAGCCGCTTCCAGGTGCTCTCGCCGCTGGTGCGCGAGCGCAAGGGCGAGTTCGTCGACCTCTTCGCCGACCTGCAGACCAAGGGCTACAGCCGGGCCCGGGTGGACGGGGAGACCATCCAGCTCTCCGAGCCGCCCACGCTGAAGAAGCAGGAGAAGCACACCATCGAGGTGGTCATCGACCGCCTCACGGTGAAGGACAGTGCCAAGCGCCGCCTCACCGACTCGGTGGAGACCGCCCTCGGCCTCTCCGGCGGCATGGTCATCCTGGACTTCGTCGACCTCGCCGAGGACGACCCCGAGCGTGAGCGGATGTACTCCGAGCACCTCTACTGCCCGTACGACGACCTCTCCTTCGAGGAGCTGGAGCCGCGCTCCTTCTCCTTCAACTCGCCCTTCGGCGCCTGCCCCGAGTGCACCGGCATCGGCACGCGCATGGAGGTGGACCCGGAGCTGATCGTTCCGGACGAGGAGAAGTCCCTGGACGAGGGCGCGGTCTCACCGTGGTCGCTCGGCCACACCAAGGACTACTTCCAGCGGCTGGTCGGCGCGCTCGCCGAGGAGCTCGGCTTCCGCACGGACATCGCGTGGGCCGGGCTGCCGGTCCGAGCCAAGAAGGCCCTGCTGTACGGCCACAAGACGCAGATCGAGGTCCGTTACCGCAACCGGTACGGGCGCGAGCGCGCCTACACGACGGCATTCGAGGGCGCGGTTCCGTTCGTCAAGCGACGGCACGCGGAGTCGGAGAGCGACGCCAGCCGCGAGCGCTTCGAGGGCTACATGCGCGAGGTGCCGTGCCCGACCTGTGAGGGCACCAGGCTCAAGCCGATCGTGCTCGCCGTGACGGTGATGGAGAAGTCCATCGCCGAGGTCGCCGCGATGTCGATCAGCGAGTGCGCGGACTTCCTCGGCCGGATGCGGCTCGACGCCCGCGACAAGAAGATCGCCGAGCGGGTCCTGAAGGAGGTCAACGAGCGGCTCCGCTTCCTCGTGGACGTCGGCCTCGACTACCTCTCGCTCAACCGTGCCGCCGGCACCCTGTCGGGCGGCGAGGCCCAGCGCATCCGGCTGGCCACGCAGATCGGCTCCGGCCTCGTCGGCGTGCTCTACGTACTCGACGAGCCCTCCATCGGCCTCCACCAGCGGGACAACCACCGGCTGATCGAGACGCTCGTGCGGCTGCGGGACATGGGCAACACGCTCATCGTCGTCGAGCACGACGAGGACACCATCAAGGTGGCCGACTGGGTCGTGGACATCGGCCCGGGCGCGGGCGAGCACGGCGGCAAGGTGGTGCACAGCGGTTCGCTGAAGGAGCTGCTGGAGAACCCCGAGTCGATGACCGGGCAGTACCTGTCGGGCAAGCGCTCCATCGCGATCCCGGACATCCGCCGGCCGGTGAACGGGGAGCGCAAGCTGACCGTCCACGGGGCCAAGGAGAACAACCTGCGGGACATCGACGTCTCCTTCCCGCTGGGCGTGCTCACCGCGGTGACCGGCGTGTCGGGCTCGGGCAAGTCGACGCTGGTCAACGACATCCTCTACACGCACCTGGCGCGCGAGCTGAACGGCGCCCGCTCGGTGCCGGGACGGCACACGCGGGTGGACGGGGACGACCTCGTCGACAAGGTCGTGCACGTGGACCAGTCACCGATCGGCCGGACCCCGCGGTCCAACCCGGCCACCTACACCGGTGTCTTCGACCACGTGCGCAAGCTCTTCGCGGAGACGATGGAGGCGAAGGTCCGCGGCTACCTGCCGGGCCGCTTCTCCTTCAACGTGAAGGGCGGCCGGTGCGAGAACTGCTCCGGCGACGGCACGATCAAGATCGAGATGAACTTCCTGCCGGACGTCTACGTCCCCTGCGAGGTCTGCCACGGCGACCGCTACAACCGGGAGACGCTGGAGGTCCACTACAAGGGCAAGTCCATCGCGGAAGTCCTGAACATGCCGATCGAGGAGGCGCTGGACTTCTTCGAGGCGGTGCCGACGATCGCCCGGCACCTGCGCACGCTGAACGAGGTCGGGCTGGGCTACGTCCGGCTCGGGCAGTCCGCGCCGACCCTGTCGGGTGGCGAGGCGCAGCGCGTGAAGCTGGCCTCCGAGCTGCAGAAGCGGTCGACGGGCCGGACGGTGTACGTGCTGGACGAGCCGACCACGGGTCTGCACTTCGAGGACATCTCGAAGCTGATCAAGGTGCTGTCGGGGCTGGTGGACAAGGGCAACTCGGTGATCGTCATCGAGCACAACCTGGACGTCATCAAGACCGCGGACTGGGTCATCGACATGGGCCCGGAGGGTGGTTACGGCGGCGGCCTCGTCGTCGCCGAGGGCACGCCGGAGCAGGTCGCGTCGGTGGGGGCGAGCCACACGGGCAAGTTCCTGCGGGACATCCTGGGCGCGGACCGGGTCTCGGACGGGGCCGCTCCGGCGGTGGTGGGCCAGCGGAAGGCCCCGGCCAAGAAGGCTGCCGCCGCCAAGAAGGCCGCCCCGGCGAAGAAGGCCGTGGTCCCGGCCAAGAAGGCGACCACGCGGGCCCGTAAGGCGTAG